One bacterium genomic window, TGGCCGTTCCCGACATCGAAGCCGCGCTCCGCTTCTACTGTGAGGTCCTCGGCTTCGAAGTCGTGATGGACGCAGAGATCCCCTCTGGCATCGCACCCTTGAACGACGCGTTCGGCATTCCTGACTCCGGCTGCAAGGTGCGCATGCTCCGCAAGGGGAACTCCTGCATCGAACTCTTCGAGTTCAATACCGCCGCAGACGGACTGGCCAACCGCCCTGCCAATCAGGCTGGAATCACGCA contains:
- a CDS encoding glyoxalase/bleomycin resistance/dioxygenase family protein, which produces MMILGVHHPALAVPDIEAALRFYCEVLGFEVVMDAEIPSGIAPLNDAFGIPDSGCKVRMLRKGNSCIELFEFNTAADGLANRPANQAGITHICLATNDYAADYEHLSKNGVSFNSPPMGGDGGRWAYGRDPFGNILELLEHATEGPTSLRF